From the genome of Mixophyes fleayi isolate aMixFle1 unplaced genomic scaffold, aMixFle1.hap1 Scaffold_616, whole genome shotgun sequence:
acacagagcgtgactattacacgcgtggaagagacagaatagtcatgtaacatacaaagcgtgactattacacgcgtggaagagacagaatagtcatgtaacatacaaagcgtgactattacacgcgtggaagagacagaatcgtcatgtaacatacagaacgtgactatcacacgcgtggaagagacagaatcgctatgtaacacacagaacgcgactattacacgcgtggaagagacagaatcgtcatgtaacacacagagcgtgactattacacgcgtggaagagacagaatcgtcatgtaacacacagagcgtgacttacacgcgtggaagagacagaatcgtcatgtaacacagagcgtgactatcacacgcgtggaagagacagaatcgtcatgtaacacacagagcgtgactattacacgcgtggaagagacagaatcatcatgtaacacacagagcgtgactattacacgcgtggaagagacagaatagtCATGTAACATACAAAGCGTGACTtttacacgcgtggaagagacagaatagtcatgtaacatacaaagcgtgactattacacgcgtggaagagacagaatcgtcatgtaacatacagaacgtgactatcacacgcgtggaagagacagaatcgctatgtaacacacagaacgcgactattacacgcgtggaagagacagaatcgtcatgtaacacacagagcgtgactattacacgcgtggaagagacagaatcgtcatgtaacacagagcgtgactatcacacgcgtggaagagacagaatcgtcatgtaacacacagagcgtgactattacacgcgtggaagagacagaatcgtcatgtaacacacagagcgtgactattacacgcgtggaagagacagaatagtcatgtaacatacaaagcgtgactattacacgcgtggaagagacagaatagtcatgtaacatacaaagcgtgactattacacgcgtggaagagacagaatcgtcatgtaacatacagaacgtgactatcacacgcgtggaagagacagaatcgctatgtaacacacagaacgcgactattacacgcgtggaagagacagaatcgtcatgtaacacacagagcgtgactattacacgcgtggaagagacagaatcgtcatgtaacacacagagcgtgactatcacacgcgtggaagagacagaatcgtcatgtaacacacagagcgtgacttacacgcgtggaagagacagaatcgtcatgtaacacagagcgtgactatcacacgcgtggaagagacagaatcgtcatgtaacataCAAAGCGTGACTCTTACATGTGTGGAAGACTTGGTGCCGTACTCTCCAGCTACGATCTCTTCTTCAGCATCCAGATCTGAGGCCGCCAACACTTTCTGTAGAAGCAGCTGCTGGTCCTCTCTGGTGGAGAACGCGAGATCTTCCTCCTccatcccagccagctttgtgaTCACCTGCCCCAAACATGGACACAGAACAAAACACTTTATTGGACTGATATCCACATGCGCTAAGTATGTTATGTGAGGTGGACGGATAGATAGAACATTTGGGACaaagatcaatgatccctattttAAGTAAGAATCAAAATAAACACTTGACTAAACAATGTCTAGGTGCTCCTGATACTAAGCAAACAACCCATAATGCTCCTGGTCAGGTATACAGACGCTGGTTAGGCCCAGTTACCGAATATTCCGGCTATGCGCAAACAGCCAATTTATCTACAGATCACCTCAATTTCTTTTTTATAAGGAAACAAATAGAGGAGAGAACACGGCGCTTTACTGCGGTTATGGAgcaggaaacacagtcaataccGTTCATCTCATTAAAGAGACAGAACCAtagaagacaaaacaaaaaaaaaaagaacactaaTTATAGGGTCACATCGGCATAAATGACAGTAAAGACGTCTGTACACCCCAAGATGTCACAATGAACAGTGGATAGGACGACGTTGTCTGGAAAGTCTGAGGTAAAGATATCATTACGTAGAAGCGACTCTGGATGAGAGATCCGGAGCAGAGGTCGTTCTCCACCAACATTAATAGATGATATTTCTGGTGTCGCATCCGTCCGCTCCACACTCTAATCTAGGACAAGCCGCACTGCAGCCGTCAGATTACAATTGGACCAATGACCTGCACacgttcatgagaatgcagccaaatTAACTAGGAACCTGGAGCTCATCAATATGTAAATCAGGCCACAAGGACATTAGTGACATCACTTGTTCCTGACCAATTGACAAGGTCAGAGCTCACTTACTACTACGGTCCCTTAGTGCAGGCGTGGCCAACCCGTGGCTCActaggtgctgtgaaactacaagccccagaatgctttgctaGAAGATATCCAGCTGATAgctgcagggcatgctggggcttgtagtttcacaacacctggtgagcCAGGCCTGGCTCAGTGTAACAAGCGCTTACCTTGAAGCTGTATCCCTGATCCACAAGGAATCTCTGTCTTTTGGTAGAATAGGCCATTTCCTGCGTGTCCTGAGACACCAGCGAGTAGAAGAAGGCGTTGTACTCCTCAGCCACCATTCCTGCACACAAATAAGAACATACAGCATTATACAGGGGCTCCCGAGCCTTTAAAATCCTATATACCCATCAATATCAGATATCTCTTGAAATGATCACTCTACCCACCTTACACTATATAACCTAACAATACACAGGATAGACGGACACACATTACTGACGCACACACTTATCTTCAGAGCTTCCTGCACGCTAATCTCAGCTCATGACATCATTAACAAAGAACATTTTGGCCGCATTAAAGCCACTGCTTTGAAACGTCTGATTTGCTGTAATGTTTTTAGACTTGCAGGGATCGTATTCTAAAAACATACAGAGGAGGGAGGAATGTACGTAACTCCGCAGAGACCTCTGGTACAGTTACAGACATAATAGGATCGCTTGTAAGAGAGAAGGGTGGAGACGGCCGACGTTATTTTCCTGACCCTTCCCGCAAAGCGCTGGGTAGTTTTTGTACTTCACGGGGGGTCTACACTGAAAGCAAAACTGGTGACCTGTTCTGGAAGGGATTAtaacaaacactggaacagaggAAGATGCCCGGATTACTCACAGACCaggcattttatatataaatttaaaaatatatctatcGGTAAACGCTGGATTTGATGTGATGACAGGACGTCAGATCTTGTTTGCAACAATGAATACAGAAAGAGAGAGCAGTATTGCAGCAGTTTCCTATAGACAGAGGAGTGACCCATCTGCTCAGCGATCCGGGGACGGAGTAATCTGTAGCTGGTGTTGGGGATTTTATGAAGGTGCATAAATCAGACACAGGCAGCAATAAGCCCAGCACAGGAATGAGAGCGCACAGCAGCGACAGGAGTGAATTATGCTGCAGATGGGGCCCAGGGGGAGCGCACTGAATAAaagatcccccctccctccaccccCACAAGGTAATGTTACAGGCCGTGAGAAATGTTTAAGCCAGTTCGCTGTATGTCAGTGAGTGAGGGAACTGCGCAGTAACCGCAGCTCATCGCTGAACGTGGCCGTTCAAAGCTGCGACTCCGCAGCTGGTACGGGGGGGGGGAGAATTGTGTTTCCTGGTTTATCTGCACATTGAATTTCAGGCGTCACCACATCAATGTGATAAACAACAAGCTCCGTAAACAGTTCTCCAAGTGCTTGTCCCTCAAATCAACCAGCAGCTACTGCAGCTCAATCTCCTCAGACGGAAAAGgagcaaaataacaaaacaaaccgAGCCGGAGAGCGTCCAACGAGCAAAACCAAATGGTGACTTTATCTGTACAGGTTCCTGCAGGATTCTCATCTCCATCACTGGATTTCAGCAGCCCGGAGGGGACTCTGTAAGGGCGATGTACAGATAATCTACCTTTGATTTTGCTCATTGTACGCAGTTTAATTGTGTGTTACAAGTGATACAagttcaaaaaaataatatattttatttaaaccgTATTACCAGCTaggttgtgtattattattatttatttataaggcgccacaaggtttccgcagcgccgaacacagtacaaacaatggagagtacagggaataacagtgcagaacaataaacgagtaataccgagacttcagatgctccaggaaaagcaaaaatattgaggttggagcagaagagaaggtagagagacaggagggagaagggccctgctcattagagcttatatcctaaatggagggcaacagacaatcggcacagagggagtcaaaggaggggagcaagcgcagcCTATTCAAAGGAGGAGCCaagagatgagagcgagcatggaaagagggttaagtggagggctggtaagctttgaggaagagatgagttttgagtgcccgtttgaaggagcacaagttaggggatagacggatggagcgagggaggtcattccagtgaaggggggcagctcgggagaagtcttgaattctggagtggaatgaggtgatcagagtggacgagaggcgacggtcattggccgaatgtAGGGACCgagcgggagtgtggatggagagaaggttggagatatagggggcagtagagtgggagagggccttgtaggtgagggtaagaagtttgtaAAGGAtacgataggggaaggggagccagtgaagggcaaggcagagtggggaggcagaagaggagcggcgagaaaggaagatgagcctcgccgccgcattgagtatagaacgaaggggggcaaggcgagagcgggggaggccggtgaggagaagattgcagtagtccagccgggaaatgatgagtgcgtggataatagttttggttgcttcattagataggaagggccggttGTGTAGCCCAAAACATTAAAGCTCCACACCCTCTAGTAGATAAATGTTACCGGCTTTCTCCCTACCCAGCGGGATGAGcgagaggaccaatcagaagctgtgaTCAAGAGATCGTGACTTATGATTGTCCTTCCTTCTAACCCCACTGACCCACCCTCCAGTTGCACTTTTAAAGAGACGGAATTGATTGACCTAAAGACTCCAGCTAGGGAGATGGTTCTACAGCAGTAATGCCCTGAATGTGCGGATACCAGCAGGGTAATTATAGTGCAGACAGTGAACGAGGGgtcaaaaaaaaaccctgtagtAGCTGCAATCGTTCCTCTTTAATTTTCTGCACTTCTCCAGTCTAAGGTAACAAACAAAACTTGTGCTTTTCAGATAGATCACATACTGAAGCTCCATCCAGTCTGTCCCAAGTGAAATTGTTCATAATGAGCAGACTCTCTCAACCTGTAGCTTGCtagcttttgtggaactacaagtccctgccagCCTCCTGGATTTGTAGAGTCGCAGCAGATGGCGGTGCCTCTTTTCATGACCTCCCATGATGTGACAATGACTGATATATACATTGTGTATTGGTTGGAAAAATTCTTCAGGACCGAGTTAGTTGAAGAGAAATTTGGCATTTTATTCCCACGTGCAGGAACACAGCGAGATCACCACCAGGTCGTATAATTATACCTCCTCGTACAACGATGCTGCTAGTATGTCTGAGGGTTTATAAAAACAACCTACAGAGGGGTGACGGCCAAACCAGTCACCAGCAGACGCGGTCTATAGAAGACAGTGACGTTACCTTTCTTGGCTCTCAGCACACGCCCCAGGCGTTGAGCTTCTTGTCTCCGAGACCCTCCGTGCGATGAAATCTGGATCAGTACATTGGCTTCGGGTAAATCGAAGGACGTGTCTCCGACCTAAACCATACAACAAGTACTTAGTCTGGAACAGTCTTGGATAACATACTGATCATTGGTCTACGCAGTGACCAGACGGATTGTCCTGGCCTAGGAACATGACAAATCTACTGCAAATCCTGATCGCCCCTTAACACAACTTCATACCCGGCCAAATATCCTGATGGGGGTTACTCACCTTCGATATAAAGATGGTGTTAATTTTTGGATTGTGTTTAAAGTTTTGCAGAATTTGCATCCTCTCTCCTTGCGAGGTCGGACCGTAGATATAGGGTCTGAAAAGGAGGAAACAATATGAAACTGATGATCAATATTACATTAACATGACATCTACAGAATGTATATGGAGACAAATTACTGGTgtcctgcatgaaaaaaaaaaacacacttcacAGCTATTCCAGCGGCACCGATATATTGTATATGGTTTGTTCTCAGTGATCCCAGACATTTATGTAGCCCAGGGTGGAAGTCACTCCAGGAAAGATGTAAACGGGACATTAAAATCACCTTAAGCTCATTCAGCAGAACGACCGCATCCAATAACATTCCCTAATCGTCACTGTGGCTGATCTCTTTTCAGGCCAATTTAACATTGATTAAAAGATCTCTTTCATAAAGGATCCGTCTAAACTACAACTGTGCTGTGATAAGTACATTAACTGTCAGTTTGAAAATAACAACCAAAAATACAAGATAGAGATATTCACACGTACAATCAACAGCCCTCCTAGGACTAAACTCACTACAGCTCACAGGTGAATTGTACACACGAGGAACCTTCAGTCTTTCAAAGTTTATagttaaagagaaaataaaaggatAATGGGGCCATCAAAACACCAAATGGGAAAGCCCAGGGGTATGAGAAAAAGATGGCGAGGGATCAATGGCTACAAGCAATGGGAGTTCACAAAAAGAAGTGCACAGAGGTGAACTTAACTCTTAAATCATTTCCCTTTATTCGGTCGCACTACAGAGAGAAGTCTGAACCTTATATGAACATTGAGCTGGTGCAGAAAAGAGCAAGATGATAATAAACAGACTCCAGCATGTCTGCCCAGCAGGAACGTACACAAGGTGAAAGAAAAGGGTTTTATTTTCCTATACGGTTCATTACAATACAACCGATTGCTGAGTTTCCCTAAAAACCGTTTtcctaaaaagaaaattaaattgccTGAATAAAATGCTGGTGAAGTTCTCTACTATATTGTACATGACACAAAGAGACTCTAAGGGGAACAAGAgctgcccctcctctgcctccaggATTCAACAAGTGAGCTGAAGAACCCCCATCAAACTGGTCCCTAAAACAACAAAGCGGCCATTCACACAGCCGACCCTCCGCCTGATTGCCATGCAGGGCCACTTACTTGTTCAGCCGGATGGCGTACTCCTTCAGCGCAAACACGTTGTCCGCGAAGACAATGATCTTGTCATTCCTCCGCTCATGGAACTTAATCAGGAACTGGCAGGCTCGAAATTTATTTGGGTTCATGGTGTACAACAGAATTCTCTTCTTTGTTTTGATGGCGACGTATTCTCTGTAAAACTCAGGAGACATGGGGCACCAgacctgggggggagggggatgagAGGGAGCAGGAAGTTAGCACGGCGCTCATTCTAAACAAAGAAGAGAATTCTGTTGTACACCATGAACCCAAATAAATTTCGAGCCTGCCAGTAATATGGGTGGGCAGTATCCATGTGGGGTGACATGCCCATGATGCTGGGAGTATATGAGTCTAACAGGTCGACTTAAAATTGTCGCTTAAAGATTGGAAAACAAACTACAGTAAAACCACTGACCCTGAGAGAGGTATATGTATCAGAGGAATGCATCGTGTATAAtgcacaggtaacagcaatatatttataaactccTGTAAGTTATAAGGGTATAAACGTTGCTTAGTGATGACATCACTACAATATTTATTATGACACATTATAGCAAACAACATACCCCCCCATCatacattataaagttattacAGTTTGGTTTCCTGTATAAAAACTCACAGCCTCTTGCCTCGTGTCTGTAAGTGGTCAAGTAACTGTCCAATCTTCTCTAATAAACGTATTAAAATGGGATTTCCAGAATATATTATTATCTTACTACGTTCATCCCTCTACAATACTGTCCCGAAAATGCAGAGCGTCCAAGTTTGTGATCCCTGAAAAGATCACTAtccagccgcttctgattggccgattgtgtattgaccccgcCAGCCAGCCGAATTCAATATATTATATGAAGCTGTCTGTTCAAATGACATTTCCTTTAGGATTACCACAGGAAAGAAGATTTTGGTTTCAtttgaaagagtaaaaacaacatatattggggtagatttatcaaaacgtctgtaaagaaaaagtggaagtgttgcccatagcaacaaatcagattgtagctatcattctctagaatgcatttgataaatgaaagctagaatctgattggatgcaatGGGCCACACCTCCACTTATCTCgataggtttgataaatctatatctttaatgtaatttaatttgaatttcattacattttatatggaaaatttgACTTTGGCGTTTATTTATTACAGTCACAGCCCTATACCCTCTTGTGTATCTGAGATATCATTACatgattatattgtgtacaaataggagaCTTTAGAGTGTACGAACACTGCCCTTTTTCTACGCTATCGTGGGTGGTTAGTGTAGACACTTGTACGCCTGACGTAAGTAAATGCTCTATCGAGATGCGTCCGACTGAAcataaaagatttttttcttgCTTACGTTTTCTGCGTCCAATGTGAGCCCCACAAAGGTGAAAAAAGTGACTATTTTTGAACATTTTGTGTTATAAGGCTGTACCTCTTGATTGCCCCCCCAGAGGTTTTATTCAAACACTATGCCCAAAATTGTAAAGAGCAACAAGAGTGACACCTAGCAGTGCCAGATTTGCAGTGAAGGAAACAGTGACACGGCTAGAGCATGCATGCACATGTATGATTTTTGGGAGCAGACGCAATGTGTTCCGACAATGCTACAAGCACCTTTTTATGCCAATGACAATCGGTTTCGGAAAGGCAAAGCAGGTCGCCTTTCCTATGAGAGTGTGACGAAGAGGCTATCGGAGGACAAGTAATCAGGCCAGAGACGCTGGGTCATGTGATGAACGGATAACGCAACATTCCGCTCTCGCTGTAATAAGGTTTGTCAGCTGCTAGTGAAACACAGCACCAAGTGCATCCCGCTGTAATGTAATAACTGAGTACACATCGTACAACCGCCTGTTGTTTACACTCCCCTCTATATATTTACAGCCATCTTTCCGTAAGTAAGAGGGATTTAGATTCTCTTTTTATAGCTTATATATGTCTCACTGACACTTTAGTATCGGAGAGGCGTAATGTCTCTGACACACAATACCAGACAGCTATTGAGCTTGTCCTGCTGTAAAACCTACTCTGGAAAAAGTGCTTAACCCTGCGACAGTTGCAGCAGAGTCGTCTTTCAGTCTCCGCGGCCAAGGGGGTTACGTGGGGACGTTAAAGTAACTTAGAAATACAATTAAAGGGAAATTGGCCCCAATATCTATCTCATTGGAGCAAGCCCCGTCACATAAAGCCACACGAATGCAGCCGTTACGTATTTAAATGGCGGCACCAACGAGTATcttcttgtcacgggcactaggagtctttacccagggatcaccaggtgataggcttaccagagcagtataggtggtaatatggtactctggtagcagggtgatcacggaacaggaaatagcagatgatgagatgctcaggaaagtctatgactagcagcactggcaatatggaggtagtaatacacgaggaactgtatggacaaaggacacgtgaaggtagtcagtggtctgcggtagcaagttgtaccactgctatagtgaggaggaatgtccaacagaaacgaggaggtgatgagagtcagcggtctgcggatagcaagttgaaccgctgtctgagtgaaggaatggaatccaagtggagatatccggggagtcagtggtctgcgttagcaagttgtaccactgctatgtgagaggatactggaacaggtgaaactgtaaacaggagtcagtggtctgccactagcaagttgtactactgaatatatatgtgaggaggtgcacggggagagactgcaacacaatatatacacgggcaccttgactttgatccacagtaatatgcacaatataaatgtataaatgactgaacaatactgccaatatagaaagtctcttgaagtagtccagcataagataacacagtcaatgatggcaatagactcagcggatagcacactccagaggagaaccaacacagtccagcaaggtatgcaatacacagcacagtcaatgagaagtatgcataccgtggttcaggaggcagtcagacaggagtgcagagatacctgaacggcaggaggccggcaggatgcgaagtccctggatgggtgaagcggtggtctagtaggtgcagcgcacggga
Proteins encoded in this window:
- the LOC142135139 gene encoding general transcription and DNA repair factor IIH helicase/translocase subunit XPB-like — translated: MSPEFYREYVAIKTKKRILLYTMNPNKFRACQFLIKFHERRNDKIIVFADNVFALKEYAIRLNKPYIYGPTSQGERMQILQNFKHNPKINTIFISKVGDTSFDLPEANVLIQISSHGGSRRQEAQRLGRVLRAKKGMVAEEYNAFFYSLVSQDTQEMAYSTKRQRFLVDQGYSFKVITKLAGMEEEDLAFSTREDQQLLLQKVLAASDLDAEEEIVAGEYGTKSSTHLARRVGAMGSMSGADDTVYMEYHAPRNKGGNKGHVHPLFKRFRK